The following coding sequences are from one Candidatus Margulisiibacteriota bacterium window:
- the cysE gene encoding serine O-acetyltransferase yields MMNIFLIILFIYYLLILFIAWYFKDIDAVFKGDPAAKNILEVLLYPSIYAVANYRIFHLMFVLKIPFLPRIMSQLVRFFTFIEIHPGAKIGKSFFIDHGDSVVIGETAVIGNNVIIYHQVTLGGTGKDHGKRHPTIKDNVIVGAGAKILGNITIGENCKIGAGSVVLKDVPAYSTVVGNPARVVKVKDGAVHSAFDLGNVPDPLKDEYVKMEKKIRSITKELNDLREEIKKTINK; encoded by the coding sequence ATGATGAATATTTTTCTAATTATACTTTTTATTTATTATCTTTTAATATTATTTATTGCTTGGTATTTTAAGGATATTGACGCAGTATTTAAGGGTGACCCTGCTGCTAAGAATATTCTAGAAGTATTGCTTTATCCAAGCATCTACGCGGTTGCTAATTATCGAATATTTCATTTAATGTTTGTTTTGAAGATACCATTTTTGCCTAGAATCATGTCACAGCTAGTTAGGTTTTTTACCTTTATTGAAATACACCCAGGAGCAAAAATAGGCAAATCTTTTTTTATAGATCATGGTGATAGTGTTGTAATAGGTGAGACAGCAGTAATAGGGAATAATGTAATTATTTATCATCAGGTTACCCTTGGTGGAACAGGGAAGGACCATGGAAAAAGACACCCCACAATTAAAGATAATGTCATTGTGGGCGCAGGGGCTAAAATATTGGGTAATATTACAATAGGGGAAAATTGTAAAATTGGGGCAGGGTCTGTTGTGCTAAAAGATGTTCCTGCTTATTCTACAGTAGTCGGTAATCCCGCCAGAGTTGTTAAGGTCAAGGATGGGGCGGTTCATTCTGCCTTTGATTTAGGTAATGTTCCTGACCCTCTGAAGGATGAATATGTTAAAATGGAAAAGAAAATTAGAAGTATTACTAAGGAATTGAATGATTTGAGAGAAGAAATAAAGAAAACAATTAATAAATGA
- a CDS encoding chemotaxis protein CheD, whose protein sequence is MAEIKVKLAEMRFSNKPDDSIVAHGLGACVALAIYDSTTYLGGLIHIVMPSSDVQSKNEYPIRFADTGIPLFLKEFMQQGGNFAACKIVISGGASMPSNSMFNIGDQNVVAVKKALSKFNLSVSSEDVGGNNGRTLNINIKKGIITSKVFGCPERVL, encoded by the coding sequence ATGGCAGAAATTAAAGTTAAATTAGCGGAGATGAGATTTTCCAATAAACCAGATGATAGCATTGTTGCGCATGGGTTAGGCGCTTGTGTTGCTTTGGCAATCTATGATTCAACAACTTATTTAGGAGGATTGATTCATATTGTAATGCCATCTAGTGATGTTCAGTCGAAAAATGAGTATCCTATTAGGTTTGCTGACACAGGTATTCCTCTTTTCTTGAAAGAGTTTATGCAACAAGGTGGTAATTTTGCTGCCTGTAAGATAGTAATTTCTGGAGGGGCTAGTATGCCTTCCAATAGCATGTTTAATATCGGCGATCAGAATGTTGTTGCAGTAAAAAAGGCGTTGTCTAAGTTTAATCTGAGCGTATCGTCTGAAGATGTGGGTGGAAACAACGGAAGAACGTTAAACATTAATATTAAAAAAGGTATTATTACATCAAAAGTATTTGGCTGTCCGGAGAGAGTATTGTAG
- a CDS encoding HDOD domain-containing protein: MVEKDNVLYFRIVNKITELMPLSGTIQKIIDLTRNPDTQLKKISDALESDEAMASKVLKLANSSFYGFSKQVKTISHAVVCLGFNTIKQMSLTAHSFSVLDQKLDGYYLDKGSMFQHSFGTALASRLLATKMFYPNAEEVYLMGLLHDVGKVILNQYAAEEFKKVVELYNQGGIAFYEAERQILGFDHGEIGAAVCKKWNLSDDIVDTIRCHHSPEEASSSNLSVHMVHIANIIVTIMGIGIGAGGIDQKISEKSLAALNLKEEDISMLMMSIMDELENDETLSSFRNKE; the protein is encoded by the coding sequence ATGGTAGAAAAAGACAATGTATTATATTTTAGAATAGTCAACAAGATTACAGAGCTGATGCCTCTTTCAGGGACCATTCAGAAAATAATAGATCTTACCAGAAATCCTGACACTCAGCTAAAAAAAATATCTGACGCACTTGAGTCGGACGAGGCAATGGCCTCTAAGGTGCTTAAATTGGCTAATTCTTCTTTTTATGGATTCTCTAAACAAGTTAAGACTATATCTCACGCTGTGGTCTGTTTGGGTTTTAATACCATTAAGCAGATGTCCTTAACTGCTCATAGTTTTTCTGTTTTAGATCAGAAGCTAGATGGATATTATTTGGACAAGGGTTCAATGTTTCAGCATAGTTTTGGTACCGCCTTAGCCTCGAGATTATTGGCAACAAAGATGTTTTATCCAAATGCTGAGGAAGTTTATTTAATGGGACTACTTCATGATGTAGGGAAGGTTATTCTGAATCAGTATGCCGCAGAAGAATTTAAAAAAGTTGTAGAGTTATACAATCAAGGTGGAATAGCTTTTTATGAAGCTGAAAGACAAATATTGGGATTTGATCATGGCGAAATAGGCGCTGCTGTTTGCAAAAAATGGAATTTATCAGATGATATAGTGGATACAATTCGTTGTCACCATAGTCCGGAGGAGGCTTCTAGCTCAAATTTATCAGTGCACATGGTACACATAGCTAATATTATTGTGACTATTATGGGTATTGGAATAGGAGCTGGAGGGATAGATCAAAAAATATCAGAGAAATCATTAGCTGCACTAAATTTAAAAGAAGAAGATATTTCTATGCTAATGATGAGCATTATGGATGAGCTCGAAAACGACGAGACTTTGTCTTCTTTCCGAAACAAAGAATAG
- a CDS encoding FliM/FliN family flagellar motor switch protein, which yields MSGGNILTQEELDALLNGDPNEKNGFSNGKATLGEVRSYDFMVPNKFSKELLRSLKAIHDNMSRMVSASISVFLRQDIKIYLNYLEQRTYQEYIEEASEGVLYYVVSFIDDKAIVGLDANVALLLVEKLLGGKGAKTGINRNEPTEIESKVISNLLDQIFSLQKESWGRVMPEVPRIIKQDNHPKLIHICQPNDAVLSMRFEIIIGDEIGNITYCIPFNAIENVLPQFTTEDTMDSRLKKGEKKTQEIIKNIHDAVVPLTSILGRTEITVADVLSLRQGDIIDFCISSTSPVVINVGEFKKFSGELGISNKKYAIKITQVHF from the coding sequence ATGTCTGGGGGGAACATTTTAACGCAGGAAGAGTTAGACGCTCTTCTTAATGGCGACCCTAACGAAAAGAATGGGTTTTCAAATGGTAAAGCCACTTTAGGTGAAGTTAGGTCTTATGATTTCATGGTTCCCAATAAGTTTTCTAAAGAGCTACTGAGGTCCTTAAAAGCTATTCACGACAACATGTCTAGAATGGTTTCTGCTTCTATTTCTGTTTTTCTTAGACAAGACATTAAGATTTATTTGAACTACTTAGAGCAAAGAACATATCAAGAGTATATAGAAGAGGCCAGTGAGGGCGTCTTGTATTATGTTGTTTCCTTTATTGATGATAAGGCGATAGTTGGGCTTGATGCTAACGTTGCCTTGCTTTTGGTGGAGAAGTTACTAGGGGGTAAAGGGGCTAAAACAGGCATCAACAGAAACGAGCCAACTGAAATAGAATCAAAAGTTATCTCTAACTTATTGGATCAGATTTTTTCTTTGCAGAAGGAAAGTTGGGGAAGAGTAATGCCGGAAGTCCCAAGAATAATTAAACAAGACAATCATCCAAAACTTATACATATTTGCCAACCTAATGATGCGGTATTAAGCATGAGGTTTGAAATTATAATAGGTGATGAGATTGGGAACATAACGTATTGCATTCCTTTCAATGCAATAGAGAATGTGTTACCTCAATTTACAACTGAGGACACTATGGATAGTAGGTTAAAGAAAGGCGAGAAAAAAACTCAAGAGATAATTAAGAATATTCACGATGCAGTTGTTCCTTTAACGTCAATATTAGGGAGGACAGAGATTACTGTTGCAGATGTTTTGTCGCTCAGACAAGGCGATATAATTGACTTCTGTATTAGTAGTACGTCCCCCGTTGTCATTAATGTTGGTGAATTTAAAAAATTTAGTGGTGAACTTGGAATATCAAATAAAAAATATGCAATTAAAATTACCCAAGTTCATTTTTAA
- a CDS encoding TIGR00282 family metallophosphoesterase: protein MIKILFFGDIVGEIGREAFYKKLPSLKKDHQPDLIIVNGENLANGKGITPHIYHQLLDSGVDCITSGNHVFDNKDIIEQMEEYTHLIRPLNYPNSVPGNSSYSTTIQGITITILNVLGQVFLPPIDSPFHTTEKFLENINSDIILIDIHAEATSEKKAFAYHFQNKVSAIVGTHTHVQTNDAEIINEHTAYITDVGMIGAKNSIIGMKPEPVLRRFLTSMPERFAPPKKDDFSILNYVEIIIEKTGKAKSIIPYSLTIKNELG from the coding sequence ATGATTAAAATACTTTTCTTTGGTGATATTGTTGGAGAAATTGGAAGGGAAGCTTTTTATAAGAAGCTTCCTTCCCTTAAAAAGGACCACCAGCCTGACCTCATCATCGTTAACGGTGAGAATCTAGCCAATGGAAAAGGAATAACTCCTCACATCTACCATCAACTGCTTGATAGCGGAGTTGACTGTATCACCTCTGGTAATCACGTGTTTGATAATAAAGATATTATTGAACAAATGGAAGAATACACTCACCTGATCAGACCACTCAACTACCCAAACAGCGTACCGGGCAATAGTAGCTATTCAACTACTATCCAAGGAATAACAATTACAATTCTTAATGTCTTAGGTCAAGTATTCCTGCCACCTATCGACAGCCCTTTTCATACAACAGAAAAGTTTCTAGAAAATATTAATAGTGATATTATTTTAATAGACATACATGCAGAAGCAACCTCTGAAAAAAAAGCATTTGCCTATCACTTTCAAAACAAAGTCTCTGCCATTGTTGGAACACATACCCATGTACAAACGAATGATGCTGAAATCATTAATGAACACACAGCGTACATAACAGATGTCGGCATGATTGGTGCCAAAAATAGTATAATTGGAATGAAACCAGAGCCTGTTCTAAGAAGGTTTCTAACCTCTATGCCTGAGAGATTTGCTCCGCCTAAAAAAGATGATTTCTCTATATTAAATTATGTTGAAATTATTATTGAAAAAACTGGAAAAGCTAAAAGCATTATTCCATATTCATTGACTATTAAAAATGAACTTGGGTAA
- the rny gene encoding ribonuclease Y — MLTIVLIVIIAILLVAAYVLFIKDNSILNREKEAKQLAGKIMKEAERKAEDIKREAILEAKEEFMQKKNELEDEIRKERDKFLTVENRLIQKEENLDKKEANLDLLTNENKKKEETLAKRDEEIDKLYQEQSVVLESISKLSKDEAKKLLLDNMEREIKYEASKMIKETEELAQKTALKKSREIIATAIQRCAVDNVVEVTTSVVALPGDDMKGRIIGREGRNIRAFETMTGIDLIIDDTPEAVVLSGFDPIRREIARITLTKLVSDGRIHPSRIEELYNQAKKDLEITIMDLGEKTAIEADVQNLSQEIIYLLGRLNYRTSYGQNVMQHSIEVAHLASLMAQELGVNVRLARRAGLLHDLGKSFDFEKEGTHALLGAEFAKKHGENDEVVHAILAHHEEVKPQTIEAILVAAADAISASRPGARRESIEAYVKRLENLETLATSFTGVEKAFAIQSGREIRVMVKPDIVNDKLTPKLARDIVKKIENELEYPGTIKVTVIRETRVQEIAT, encoded by the coding sequence ATGTTAACAATAGTATTAATAGTCATCATTGCTATACTTTTGGTAGCGGCATACGTGTTGTTTATTAAAGACAACTCTATACTTAACCGAGAAAAAGAAGCTAAACAACTAGCAGGAAAAATAATGAAAGAAGCGGAGAGGAAAGCGGAAGACATAAAAAGAGAAGCTATTCTTGAAGCAAAAGAAGAGTTCATGCAAAAAAAGAATGAACTGGAAGATGAAATAAGAAAAGAAAGAGACAAGTTTCTGACAGTTGAAAACAGGTTAATTCAAAAAGAAGAAAATCTCGACAAAAAGGAAGCTAACTTAGACCTGTTAACAAACGAAAACAAAAAGAAAGAAGAAACTCTTGCCAAAAGAGACGAAGAAATTGATAAGCTCTATCAAGAACAATCTGTTGTCCTAGAGAGTATTTCTAAGCTCAGCAAGGATGAAGCTAAAAAACTTTTACTAGACAATATGGAAAGAGAGATTAAGTACGAAGCTTCAAAAATGATTAAGGAAACGGAAGAACTAGCTCAAAAAACTGCTCTCAAAAAATCTAGAGAAATTATCGCAACTGCCATCCAAAGATGCGCTGTCGATAACGTCGTAGAAGTTACAACTTCTGTTGTTGCTCTACCTGGAGATGACATGAAAGGCAGAATTATTGGACGAGAAGGAAGAAATATTCGAGCATTTGAAACAATGACAGGTATTGATTTAATCATAGATGATACACCTGAAGCAGTTGTGCTTTCCGGCTTTGACCCTATTAGAAGAGAAATAGCTAGAATCACACTAACGAAGCTTGTTTCTGATGGAAGGATTCATCCAAGCAGAATCGAAGAACTATACAACCAAGCAAAAAAAGACCTAGAAATCACAATTATGGACCTTGGAGAAAAAACAGCTATTGAGGCTGATGTACAAAATCTTTCTCAAGAAATAATTTACCTGTTAGGCAGACTGAACTACAGAACCAGTTATGGTCAAAATGTAATGCAACATAGTATAGAGGTTGCACATTTGGCCTCATTAATGGCACAAGAATTAGGAGTAAATGTCAGATTAGCGAGAAGAGCAGGTCTTCTTCATGACCTAGGCAAGTCTTTTGACTTTGAAAAAGAAGGAACACATGCCCTACTTGGTGCTGAATTTGCAAAGAAACATGGGGAAAATGACGAAGTAGTCCATGCCATTCTTGCTCACCATGAAGAAGTGAAGCCACAAACGATTGAAGCTATTCTGGTCGCAGCTGCTGATGCAATCTCTGCATCAAGACCCGGAGCAAGAAGAGAATCCATAGAAGCTTACGTTAAAAGGCTTGAGAATTTAGAAACACTTGCAACATCATTCACTGGTGTTGAAAAAGCGTTTGCTATTCAGTCTGGCAGGGAAATAAGAGTAATGGTGAAGCCTGACATCGTCAATGACAAGCTCACACCAAAACTTGCGAGAGATATTGTTAAAAAAATTGAAAACGAATTAGAATACCCAGGAACAATTAAAGTAACGGTTATTAGGGAAACAAGAGTACAAGAAATAGCGACCTAA
- the recA gene encoding recombinase RecA has product MADKTNKNLELAIQEIEKEFGKGSIMKMGDKLNLNIESISTGSIKLDFALGVGGIPKGRIVEIYGPESSGKTTVSLHIIAEAQKKGGVCAFIDAEHALDPVYAKNIGVNTQELLISQPDWGEQALDIVETLVKSGSIDVIVIDSVAALVPKDELNGEMGDRHVGLQARLMSQALRKLTAIVSKSSCIVIFVNQLREKVGVMFGNPEVTTGGNALKFYSSIRLDVRKRESIKKGDTIVGTLTKVKVAKNKVAPPFKEAIFEIIYGKGISKIGEILDLSVEYNFIEKYGAWFSYKEEKIGQGRDNAQIYLESHPEILKTLEEQVLAKLASGK; this is encoded by the coding sequence ATGGCTGACAAAACAAACAAAAACCTTGAACTTGCTATCCAAGAAATAGAAAAAGAATTCGGAAAAGGGTCCATTATGAAAATGGGAGATAAACTAAATCTGAATATTGAATCTATTTCCACAGGGTCTATCAAATTAGACTTTGCATTAGGTGTAGGTGGCATACCAAAAGGAAGAATAGTAGAAATTTATGGCCCAGAAAGCTCAGGAAAAACAACGGTTTCTTTACATATTATTGCTGAAGCGCAAAAAAAAGGTGGAGTGTGTGCCTTTATTGATGCAGAACATGCACTTGATCCTGTCTATGCAAAAAACATTGGAGTAAATACTCAGGAACTTCTTATATCACAACCTGACTGGGGAGAACAAGCACTAGACATAGTTGAAACTCTAGTTAAAAGTGGGTCTATTGACGTCATTGTTATAGACTCAGTTGCTGCCCTTGTACCAAAAGATGAATTAAACGGTGAAATGGGTGATAGACACGTAGGGCTTCAAGCTAGACTAATGTCTCAAGCACTAAGAAAACTGACAGCCATTGTCAGCAAATCTTCTTGCATCGTTATTTTCGTCAACCAGTTAAGAGAAAAGGTTGGGGTAATGTTTGGAAATCCGGAAGTCACAACCGGAGGAAATGCTTTAAAATTCTACTCATCTATCAGGCTAGATGTTAGAAAACGAGAAAGCATCAAAAAGGGAGACACTATTGTTGGCACTCTCACAAAAGTAAAGGTTGCCAAAAATAAAGTTGCTCCTCCGTTCAAAGAAGCTATTTTCGAAATAATCTACGGCAAAGGTATTTCAAAAATAGGTGAAATTCTTGATTTATCTGTAGAGTACAACTTCATAGAAAAATATGGAGCATGGTTTAGCTACAAAGAAGAAAAGATTGGACAGGGAAGAGATAATGCTCAAATATACTTGGAGAGTCATCCTGAAATTCTTAAAACACTTGAAGAACAGGTACTAGCCAAACTAGCGAGCGGAAAATAA
- a CDS encoding CinA family protein, which translates to MVNFNNVLTSKELNDLNMLPYKVFDLLVEQNQTLTSAESITGGDIATSFTKIPGASRVYLGGVIAYSNLLKVQECLVEPKTIKNYGPVSSQVAAEMAIGIKRKFGSNISVATTGFAGPRTGEEPVGTVFTSVIVNEEQLTQKHQFEGERMDIIKQTTFSVLEILKYLLTNKKKGGKNG; encoded by the coding sequence ATGGTTAACTTTAACAATGTACTTACCAGCAAAGAGCTAAACGACCTTAACATGCTTCCATATAAAGTATTCGACTTGCTTGTTGAGCAAAACCAAACATTAACCTCTGCTGAATCCATAACTGGCGGAGATATAGCAACTTCTTTTACAAAAATTCCTGGCGCATCTAGGGTTTACCTTGGTGGCGTTATTGCTTACTCTAATTTATTAAAAGTACAAGAATGCCTTGTAGAACCAAAGACTATAAAAAATTATGGACCTGTCAGTTCACAGGTTGCGGCTGAAATGGCCATAGGAATCAAAAGAAAATTTGGCTCGAACATTAGCGTAGCAACAACAGGTTTTGCTGGACCCAGAACTGGAGAAGAACCAGTTGGAACAGTTTTTACCTCTGTTATTGTTAACGAGGAACAATTAACGCAAAAACATCAATTTGAAGGCGAAAGAATGGATATAATCAAACAAACGACTTTCTCTGTTCTAGAAATCCTCAAATATTTGCTTACGAACAAAAAAAAGGGAGGTAAAAATGGCTGA
- the pgsA gene encoding CDP-diacylglycerol--glycerol-3-phosphate 3-phosphatidyltransferase — translation MTLANKITLFRIASIPFLVILLLSTKIPNHQIISLCFFLIIAFSDFLDGYIARKHNQISDLGKLLDPLADKILVTTVLLFFTQYGKIEFYWTAIIIFREYAVLGLRSVAALKNIVIKADIYGKFKTVLQFTLICFLIMDFPGYTLLLLLTVLVTILSGVNYFLKNKEVLNG, via the coding sequence TTGACGCTAGCTAATAAAATAACCCTTTTCAGAATAGCCTCAATTCCCTTCTTGGTAATCCTTTTGCTCTCAACCAAGATTCCAAATCATCAAATAATATCTTTATGCTTTTTTCTTATTATCGCTTTTTCTGATTTTCTGGATGGATATATTGCCAGAAAACACAACCAAATTAGCGACCTTGGTAAATTACTTGATCCCCTGGCTGACAAAATCTTAGTAACAACTGTGCTTTTGTTTTTCACCCAATATGGGAAAATTGAATTTTATTGGACTGCCATAATAATCTTTAGAGAATATGCAGTCTTGGGGCTCCGCTCCGTTGCAGCATTAAAAAATATAGTCATCAAAGCTGATATTTATGGAAAATTCAAAACTGTTTTACAGTTTACCTTGATTTGCTTTTTAATAATGGACTTCCCAGGTTACACTTTACTGCTACTTCTAACAGTTTTAGTAACTATCCTTTCTGGAGTTAATTATTTTCTTAAAAACAAAGAGGTTTTAAATGGTTAA
- the rimO gene encoding 30S ribosomal protein S12 methylthiotransferase RimO has product MSLGCPKNLVDTETMIGHIITEHQLTNEMDDADVMVLNTCTFIDSATEETIENLYDLKDWKEYNPRRKIIVAGCYVEEMKEKILEEYPFIDGILNTGAISKINKLINSLQETPTKIFEERKMNLIEQDYRVLATPAHYAYLKIGDGCNHGCSFCKIPSLRGGTYFKAPQDILAEAKILAAQGVKEIILIAQDITSYSYNKTYDLADLLKDLENTEKIEWIRLLYLYPDNINKRLIKTIKDSKKIVKYIDMPIQHISDKILSKMNRKSSKQRIIDVINLIRKELPEAKLRTTVIVGFPGEDENDFAELNSFIDQTKFDHLGVFAYSDQKNTVSFKLKGKLEEQTKEKRAKMIIKTQKSISKKLNKSYIGQELEILVDNMNGGRRYFDAPEIDGFVFIENIQPKDIGQFKTVKIKKALQYDLIGELT; this is encoded by the coding sequence ATCAGTTTAGGCTGCCCTAAAAATCTTGTTGATACAGAAACAATGATTGGACACATAATAACAGAACACCAACTCACCAACGAAATGGATGATGCTGATGTTATGGTTCTAAATACCTGCACCTTTATTGATTCTGCGACCGAAGAAACTATTGAAAATCTGTATGACCTGAAGGATTGGAAAGAGTACAACCCTCGACGGAAAATTATTGTAGCTGGCTGTTATGTTGAAGAAATGAAGGAAAAAATTCTTGAAGAATATCCTTTTATAGACGGCATTCTTAATACTGGCGCAATATCAAAAATCAATAAACTAATAAACTCCTTGCAAGAAACTCCCACAAAAATTTTTGAAGAAAGAAAAATGAATTTAATTGAGCAAGACTACAGGGTCTTAGCAACTCCAGCCCACTACGCTTATTTAAAAATTGGGGATGGATGTAATCATGGTTGTTCTTTTTGCAAAATACCCTCACTGAGAGGTGGCACTTACTTTAAAGCACCGCAAGATATTCTGGCTGAAGCAAAAATTTTAGCTGCTCAAGGTGTAAAAGAAATTATCTTGATAGCCCAAGACATTACCAGCTATTCTTATAATAAAACCTACGATTTAGCTGATTTGCTAAAAGACCTAGAAAACACCGAGAAAATAGAATGGATTAGACTTTTATACCTATATCCAGATAACATCAATAAGCGTCTGATTAAAACAATTAAAGACTCAAAAAAAATTGTCAAGTATATTGATATGCCAATTCAGCATATAAGTGATAAAATATTAAGTAAAATGAATAGAAAAAGTTCTAAACAAAGGATTATTGACGTGATAAATCTTATTAGAAAAGAATTACCAGAAGCAAAATTAAGAACAACTGTCATAGTTGGTTTTCCCGGTGAAGACGAAAATGATTTTGCTGAATTAAATTCCTTTATAGATCAAACAAAGTTTGATCACCTTGGTGTTTTTGCTTATTCTGATCAAAAAAACACTGTTTCTTTTAAACTGAAGGGAAAGTTAGAAGAACAGACAAAAGAAAAAAGAGCTAAAATGATCATAAAAACACAGAAAAGTATAAGCAAAAAACTCAACAAAAGTTACATAGGGCAAGAACTGGAAATATTGGTAGACAACATGAATGGCGGTAGAAGATATTTTGATGCACCCGAGATAGACGGATTTGTATTCATTGAAAATATTCAACCAAAAGACATCGGCCAATTTAAAACAGTTAAAATAAAAAAAGCCCTTCAATATGATTTGATCGGCGAGCTGACTTGA
- the metK gene encoding methionine adenosyltransferase has protein sequence MRKRHECVFTSESVSEGHPDKMADQISDAILDACLAQDPESRVACETMIKTGIVIISGEITTRAVINYEELVRRTVKEIGYADSSDGFDYKTCAVMNAIGQQSPDISQGVTEGAGLYREQGAGDQGIMFGYASNETPELMPLPIMLSHKLLIKLTELRKTKVLPYLKPDSKSQVSVHYDENGPKGIDAIVVSTQHSEDVTLEQLRKDIIEKVIKTTIPKELLKDIKDENIFINPTGRFVIGGPMGDCGLTGRKIIVDTYGGMSRHGGGAFSGKDPSKVDRSAAYVARYIAKNLVAAGLADKCEIQLAYAIGKAEPVSIFVETFGTGKMSEEKITDLIYKHFPLKPKDIIDTFKLKRPIYEATAKYGHFGRDIFPWEKLDKVDLLKKS, from the coding sequence ATGAGAAAAAGACATGAATGTGTATTTACCTCAGAAAGCGTTTCTGAAGGACATCCAGACAAGATGGCAGACCAAATAAGTGATGCAATATTAGATGCTTGCTTAGCGCAAGACCCTGAGTCTAGAGTTGCCTGTGAAACTATGATTAAAACAGGAATAGTCATTATTTCAGGAGAAATCACAACCAGGGCTGTTATTAATTATGAAGAACTAGTCAGAAGAACTGTGAAGGAAATTGGATATGCTGATTCTAGTGACGGCTTTGATTATAAAACCTGTGCGGTAATGAATGCGATTGGTCAGCAATCTCCTGATATCTCTCAAGGAGTAACAGAAGGAGCGGGGCTATACAGAGAACAGGGTGCTGGCGACCAAGGAATCATGTTTGGCTATGCAAGCAACGAAACACCAGAACTTATGCCTCTACCAATTATGCTCTCTCACAAGTTGTTAATCAAATTAACTGAGCTTAGAAAAACAAAAGTATTGCCATATTTAAAGCCAGACAGTAAATCACAGGTTTCTGTCCATTATGATGAAAATGGTCCAAAAGGCATTGACGCTATTGTTGTTTCCACGCAACACAGTGAAGATGTGACTCTTGAACAATTAAGAAAAGACATCATTGAAAAGGTCATTAAAACAACCATTCCAAAAGAATTGTTAAAAGACATTAAAGATGAGAATATTTTCATTAATCCTACTGGCAGATTTGTTATTGGCGGACCGATGGGTGACTGTGGATTAACGGGAAGAAAGATTATCGTCGATACATATGGCGGAATGAGCCGTCATGGTGGTGGAGCTTTTAGTGGCAAGGATCCTTCAAAAGTAGATAGATCCGCAGCTTACGTAGCAAGGTATATTGCTAAAAATTTAGTAGCAGCTGGACTTGCCGATAAATGTGAAATCCAACTTGCCTACGCAATTGGTAAAGCCGAGCCAGTTTCTATTTTTGTTGAAACATTCGGAACAGGAAAAATGTCAGAAGAAAAAATAACAGATCTAATTTATAAGCATTTCCCGTTAAAACCTAAAGATATTATTGATACCTTTAAACTAAAGAGACCAATATATGAAGCAACCGCAAAATATGGTCACTTCGGAAGAGACATCTTTCCATGGGAAAAACTAGATAAAGTAGATCTGCTTAAAAAAAGCTAA